From a single Oncorhynchus tshawytscha isolate Ot180627B linkage group LG29, Otsh_v2.0, whole genome shotgun sequence genomic region:
- the LOC112227992 gene encoding ubiquitin-like modifier-activating enzyme 5 isoform X2, with product MNRLFFQPHQAGLSKVEAAEHTLRTINPDVQFETHNYNITTMDNFAHFMDRISHGALQDGKAVDLVLSCVDNFEARMAINTACNELSQIWMESGVSENAVSGHIQLIIPGETACFACAPPLVVAANIDEKTLKREGVCAASLPTTMGVVAGILVQNVLKYLLKFGTVSHYLGYNAMQDFFPTMAMKANPTCDDRHCRKQQDVYKKKEAERPKKVVEQAVEEEVVHEENDWGIELVSEQTDQELQAASGPVPDLPEGITVAYTIPDKETGTSEGETVEETEQSLEELMAQMRTM from the exons ATGAACAGGCTTTTCTTCCAGCCTCACCAGGCTGGCCTCAGCAAAGTAGAAGCAGCGGAACACACACTCAG GACTATCAACCCAGATGTGCAGTTTGAGACCCACAACTATAACATCACCACCATGGACAATTTTGCACATTTCATGGATCGCATAAG TCATGGAGCGCTTCAAGATGGAAAGGCTGTGGATCTGGTCCTGAGCTGTGTGGACAACTTTGAGGCCCGGATGGCCATCAACACA GCGTGTAACGAGCTGAGTCAGATCTGGATGGAGTCGGGTGTTAGTGAGAACGCCGTGTCTGGACATATCCAGCTCATCATCCCTGGGGAGACGGCCTGCTTCGCA TGTGCTCCTCCCCTGGTGGTGGCGGCCAACATCGACGAGAAGACCCtgaagagggagggggtgtgCGCTGCCAGCCTACCCACCACCATGGGCGTGGTGGCAGGGATCCTGGTCCAAAACGTCCTCAA GTACCTGTTGAAGTTTGGCACAGTCAGTCACTACCTGGGCTACAACGCTATGCAGGACTTCTTCCCCACTATGGCCATGAAGGCCAACCCCACGTGCGATGACCGCCACTGCAGGAAACAGCAGGACGTCTATAAG AAAAAAGAGGCAGAGCGGCCGAAAAAGGTTGTAGAGCAGgcggtggaggaggaggtagttCACGAGGAGAACGACTGGG GTATTGAGCTTGTGTCGGAGCAGACGGACCAGGAACTCCAGGCCGCCTCCGGCCCAGTCCCTGACCTCCCAGAGGGCATCACTGTGGCCTACACCATCCCTGACAAG GAGACGGGGACATCAGAAGGGGAGACGGTGGAGGAAACGGAACAGAGTCTAGAGGAGCTGATGGCTCAGATGAGGACGATGTAA
- the LOC112227992 gene encoding ubiquitin-like modifier-activating enzyme 5 isoform X1, whose product MTSVEELKLRVRELENELIKCKQKRCTAMCAEEPADNNHPHHRPRIDKMSAEVVDSNPYSRLMALKRMGIVEDYEKIRTFTVAVVGVGGVGSVTAEMLTRCGIGKLILFDYDKVELANMNRLFFQPHQAGLSKVEAAEHTLRTINPDVQFETHNYNITTMDNFAHFMDRISHGALQDGKAVDLVLSCVDNFEARMAINTACNELSQIWMESGVSENAVSGHIQLIIPGETACFACAPPLVVAANIDEKTLKREGVCAASLPTTMGVVAGILVQNVLKYLLKFGTVSHYLGYNAMQDFFPTMAMKANPTCDDRHCRKQQDVYKKKEAERPKKVVEQAVEEEVVHEENDWGIELVSEQTDQELQAASGPVPDLPEGITVAYTIPDKETGTSEGETVEETEQSLEELMAQMRTM is encoded by the exons ATGACCTCAGTCGAAGAACTGAAGCTACGAGTGAGAGAGCTGGAGAATGAGTTGATCAAGTGTAAGCAAAAGCGATGTACGGCGATGTGTGCGGAGGAACCTGCTGACAACAACCATCCTCATCACAGACCAAGGATCGACAAAATGAGTGCTGAAGTAGTGGACTCAAACCCTTACAG TCGTCTGATGGCTTTGAAGCGAATGGGCATTGTTGAAGATTATGAG AAAATCCGGACGTTCACTGTAGCTGTGGTGGGTGTTGGAGGAGTTGGAAGCGTGACTGCAGAAATGCTCACAAGATGTGGCATTGGTAAG CTCATCCTGTTTGACTATGACAAAGTGGAGCTGGCCAATATGAACAGGCTTTTCTTCCAGCCTCACCAGGCTGGCCTCAGCAAAGTAGAAGCAGCGGAACACACACTCAG GACTATCAACCCAGATGTGCAGTTTGAGACCCACAACTATAACATCACCACCATGGACAATTTTGCACATTTCATGGATCGCATAAG TCATGGAGCGCTTCAAGATGGAAAGGCTGTGGATCTGGTCCTGAGCTGTGTGGACAACTTTGAGGCCCGGATGGCCATCAACACA GCGTGTAACGAGCTGAGTCAGATCTGGATGGAGTCGGGTGTTAGTGAGAACGCCGTGTCTGGACATATCCAGCTCATCATCCCTGGGGAGACGGCCTGCTTCGCA TGTGCTCCTCCCCTGGTGGTGGCGGCCAACATCGACGAGAAGACCCtgaagagggagggggtgtgCGCTGCCAGCCTACCCACCACCATGGGCGTGGTGGCAGGGATCCTGGTCCAAAACGTCCTCAA GTACCTGTTGAAGTTTGGCACAGTCAGTCACTACCTGGGCTACAACGCTATGCAGGACTTCTTCCCCACTATGGCCATGAAGGCCAACCCCACGTGCGATGACCGCCACTGCAGGAAACAGCAGGACGTCTATAAG AAAAAAGAGGCAGAGCGGCCGAAAAAGGTTGTAGAGCAGgcggtggaggaggaggtagttCACGAGGAGAACGACTGGG GTATTGAGCTTGTGTCGGAGCAGACGGACCAGGAACTCCAGGCCGCCTCCGGCCCAGTCCCTGACCTCCCAGAGGGCATCACTGTGGCCTACACCATCCCTGACAAG GAGACGGGGACATCAGAAGGGGAGACGGTGGAGGAAACGGAACAGAGTCTAGAGGAGCTGATGGCTCAGATGAGGACGATGTAA